The Burkholderia cepacia genomic interval TCGCCGCGCCATCCAACGAGACAAAGGGGCCGAAGCAACATGAACAAGAACATCGGACGCATCGCGATCGTCGGCGCCGGCGTGATCGGCGCCAGCTGGGCCGCTTTCTACCTGACGCAGGGCTTCGACGTCGTCGCGACCGATCCGGCGCCGCAAGCCGACGCGCGGCTGCGCGACGCACTGGCCGCGTTTCTCGGCGACGAGGCCGCAGCGCTGACGCAGCGGCTCACGTTCGACGCGGACCTGGCGCGCGCGCTCGACGGCGTCGACTTCGTGCAGGAGAACGGCCCGGAGCGGCTCGACCTGAAGCGTGCGCTGTACCGGCAGATGGACGACGTGCTGCCCGCGCGCGTGCCGATCGCGTCGAGTTCGTCGGGCCTGAAAATGTCGGACATCCAGACCGCGTGCGAAAAGCATCCGGAACGGTGCCTGATCGCGCATCCGTTCAATCCGCCGCACCTGATTCCGCTCGTCGAGCTGGTCGGCGGCGAGGCCACCGGCCAGGACGTGATCGCGCGCGTGAAGGCTTTCTACGATGCGCTCGGCAAGCAGACGATCGTCCTCAACAAGGAGATGACCGGCCACGTCGCGAACCGGCTCGCGGCCGCGCTGTTCCGCGAGGTGTATCACCTCGTCGGCGAAGGCGTCGTGAGCGTTGCCGATGCGGACAAGGCCGTCGCATGGGGGCCCGGCCTGCGCTGGGGGCTGATGGGGCAGTGCCTGACCTATCACCTCGGTGGCGGCGCGGGCGGAATCGCGCACTTTCTCGAACACCTGTCGGGGCCGATCACGAGCTGGTGGGACGACCTCGGCACGCCGTCGTTCGACCCGGACGTCGATCGCAAGCTGAACGACGAATTGCGCGCGATCCAGGGCGAGCGCTCGATGCAGGAACTGGCGGCCGAACGCGACCGCCTGCTCGTCGAGCTGATCGACGCGCGCCGCCGCAGCTTCCTGCCCTGAGCGGTTGCCGCGCGCGCGGCGCTACTGCTGCGACGCCGGCTGCTGCGCCTGCATCGCCCACGCGGGCCGCACCGCGTCGAGCCGTTCGCGGTTGCGCGCGCGCGTCGCGGCGCTCGGCGGGTAGTTGCCGTCGTTCGTCGGCAGTTCGCCGTCGAGATAGGCCTGCTTGAGCTGGGCGATGACTTCCGCGCGTGTCAGGCCCGGTGCGGGCGCGGCGGCATCGGTCTGGGCGAAGGCGGGGGAAAGCAGGGCGGCGGCGGCGGTCGCGACGGCGAATCGCATGAGGTTCATGGGGCGCTCCGAAAGAGGGGACGGGACAACGGACGGGCGGCGCGGGGCCGTGCGTTCCGATGGGTTCCATTGTCGTGAGCGGGTGCTGCGCGGACGATGACGTGTTCCGGGCAGGATTGTCAGCGGGCGGCGGACGTGGAGCGGGCCGCCCGGCCGGCGCGTTGCGCCCCTGCGTTACAGCCCGGCCGCGGCGGCGACCAGCGTTGCCTCGAGCGCGAGCGTGGATCGCGACGCGGCCGCCGGGCGGTCGATCACGTATTCGAGTTCGCCGAGTTCGGGCAGCCCCGCGTCGAGCCGCGCGAGCCCGGCCGGGATCACGTAGCCCGCGAACGCGCTGACGCCGAGCCCCGCGCTCGCAGCGGCGCGCAGCACCGCGACGCTGCTGCTGACTACCGCGATCCGGTACGGCCGCCCGACGGCTTCGAGCGATTCGAGCACGCGGCGGCGCGACACGCTCGGCTCCGGATGCATCGCGAGCGGCAGCACGGTCTCGTGGCCGGTGATCCGCGAATCGGGGCCCGTGCACCAGTACAGCGGCTCGCTGCGGATCACGCGGCCGCGCCGGCTGCCCGCGATGCGCTTCGCGAACACGAGATCGTGCCGCCCTTCGTCGAGCGCGTCGAACAGGTCGCCCGACAGCCCGGTCGAGATCGCGAGCTCGACTTCCGGATTGCGCTGCACGAAGCTCGCGAGCGCGGCCGTCAGGTGCGCCGACGCGAAATCCTCCGACATCGCGAGCCGCACCTTGCCCGACAGCGGCGGCCCGCACACCGACGTGACGGCTTCGTCCATCAGTTCGAGGATGCGCACCGCGTAGCGGAACAGCGCGTCGCCGTGCTGCGACAGGTGCACGTTGCGCGTGTCGCGCTCGAACAGCGGCCGGTCGAGCAGCTCCTCGAGGCGGCGGATATGCTGGCTGACGGTCGACTGCGACAGGCTCACGCGCTCGGACGCGGCGGTGAAGCTGCCGGACTGGGCGACGGCGACGAAGCTGCGCAGCAGTTCGGGCGGTAACGGGCGCATTGCTAAATCCACTGAATCGGTTTCGACAACTTCATAAATGGCCGGATATTGCGGCGCTAGTATCGGATCACGCGCCGGTGCGTGCCCGCAACGGGATGCACCGGACGCGCAGCCCGCGTCGTGCCGGCGGCTGCATCGGTCAGTCTACGGCATCCGGCGTCCGGCCCGAAACCGCATCATCCCATCGACCGCCCGAGAACGCGCCCGCACGACGGGCCGCCGGGCCGCGGCGCACCGCCGCAGGAGACGAGTCCGCGCACGGGATCGGCGTGCGGGGCCGGTTCCTGCATGCGTCCGGCGCCCGTCACGAAGAGACTGGAGACGACTCATGATCATCTACGGAACCGCGCTGCTGGCGTTCTGCCACCTGGCCGGACTGTTCCTCGGCGACCTGCTCGGCAGCGCGATCGGCGTGAAGACCAACGTCGGCGGCGTCGGCATCGCGATGCTGCTGCTGATCTGCCTGCGCCTGTGGCTGCACCGGCGCGGCTGGCTGCCGAAGGAAACCGAGGCCGGCGTCGGTTTCTGGGGCGCGATGTACATCCCCGTCGTCGTCGCGATGGCCGCGAACCAGAACGTCGTCGCCGCGCTGAAGGGCGGGCCCGTCGCGCTGCTGGCCGCCGTCGGCGCGGTCGCGATCTGCGCATGCTGCATCGCGGTGCTCGTGCGCACCGGGCGCG includes:
- a CDS encoding 3-hydroxyacyl-CoA dehydrogenase NAD-binding domain-containing protein is translated as MNKNIGRIAIVGAGVIGASWAAFYLTQGFDVVATDPAPQADARLRDALAAFLGDEAAALTQRLTFDADLARALDGVDFVQENGPERLDLKRALYRQMDDVLPARVPIASSSSGLKMSDIQTACEKHPERCLIAHPFNPPHLIPLVELVGGEATGQDVIARVKAFYDALGKQTIVLNKEMTGHVANRLAAALFREVYHLVGEGVVSVADADKAVAWGPGLRWGLMGQCLTYHLGGGAGGIAHFLEHLSGPITSWWDDLGTPSFDPDVDRKLNDELRAIQGERSMQELAAERDRLLVELIDARRRSFLP
- a CDS encoding DUF4148 domain-containing protein, whose protein sequence is MNLMRFAVATAAAALLSPAFAQTDAAAPAPGLTRAEVIAQLKQAYLDGELPTNDGNYPPSAATRARNRERLDAVRPAWAMQAQQPASQQ
- a CDS encoding LysR substrate-binding domain-containing protein; this translates as MRPLPPELLRSFVAVAQSGSFTAASERVSLSQSTVSQHIRRLEELLDRPLFERDTRNVHLSQHGDALFRYAVRILELMDEAVTSVCGPPLSGKVRLAMSEDFASAHLTAALASFVQRNPEVELAISTGLSGDLFDALDEGRHDLVFAKRIAGSRRGRVIRSEPLYWCTGPDSRITGHETVLPLAMHPEPSVSRRRVLESLEAVGRPYRIAVVSSSVAVLRAAASAGLGVSAFAGYVIPAGLARLDAGLPELGELEYVIDRPAAASRSTLALEATLVAAAAGL
- the madL gene encoding malonate transporter subunit MadL gives rise to the protein MIIYGTALLAFCHLAGLFLGDLLGSAIGVKTNVGGVGIAMLLLICLRLWLHRRGWLPKETEAGVGFWGAMYIPVVVAMAANQNVVAALKGGPVALLAAVGAVAICACCIAVLVRTGRDDTAFAGVPQFEEQ